A genomic region of Bernardetia sp. ABR2-2B contains the following coding sequences:
- a CDS encoding GNAT family N-acetyltransferase: protein MLEFRVIEHNSKDYWDTVHLRERVLRQPLGMRFSSEELELENNSYHIAVYDESHKIIGTAMFVTLSSSKLKMRQVVIAEDWQGRGIGRELIEFAENFAQSKDYKVIEANVRQTAIGFYESLDYQKLGKEFTEVGIPHMKVEKHLKP from the coding sequence ATGCTAGAGTTTAGAGTTATCGAACACAATTCAAAAGATTATTGGGATACTGTTCATTTGAGAGAGCGTGTGTTGCGCCAACCTTTAGGTATGCGTTTTTCCTCCGAAGAATTAGAACTAGAAAACAATAGTTATCATATTGCAGTCTATGATGAAAGTCATAAAATAATTGGTACTGCCATGTTTGTTACTTTGTCTTCCTCCAAACTCAAAATGCGACAAGTAGTAATAGCAGAAGATTGGCAAGGAAGAGGAATTGGGAGAGAGTTAATTGAGTTTGCAGAAAATTTTGCTCAATCAAAAGATTATAAGGTCATTGAAGCCAACGTTAGGCAAACAGCCATTGGCTTTTATGAGAGTTTGGATTATCAAAAACTAGGAAAAGAATTTACTGAAGTTGGAATCCCTCACATGAAAGTAGAAAAACATTTAAAGCCTTAA
- a CDS encoding WG repeat-containing protein, with protein sequence MNIYLTRLSSVCQQLLTALTLFILFFFFSVDLYSQDLTPFHQSNDDGETQKYGYKDKKTGMILIAAHYSQAMDFEQIKNAENKTINVARVKKNGRWGYINEEGEEFIPIIYQELGSFKEGRAVARLEGRAGFIDVQNVSIVPFEYSYAYPFKDGMARVQKNNLVGFVNLAGDLVIDLKYDDAYNFSEELAYVRKEGKYGFINKKGEEIIPFIYQNAKDFEKGTALVQKNNLWGKINKEGKEVVKVIYKDIPFFYEGVAEVRTEESSKNNTNKWGYINEKGETIVDFLYDEAKYFSEGLGAVRKDTAWYFIDKKGNQVLKSPYPVYEPFIDGLAKVHQDNLFGLMNKEGKLITPIIYQEIDDFENGIAHVKKNDHWGAINQKGELIVPLEYDEIHFITENLAWIRKLNKYGFMGENGKIIAPTQYDEVDIFYKDNLILVKKNKHWGAISPTGKILQKPTFDKIEKLSNDYLKVYQDGKIGLMNSKGKVTVPITYDEIGQFFRGDAVARINGNFGIIKREGKPLSKFRWDYIYPYSDGFLLAKYHDGTYTYINEKGKKMKKKYQDAKSFSSDFAAVKQDGKWGFIDKKGKWLIEPKYKQVESFQNGLALAQEYEKEGNKKSKYGYLSADGNWLIPPKFEEAYSFSEGFAAVKQDGKWGYISISGSPFIEFNYDGALPFLDEQGWVKYGDDWQSIDKFGNRYLQVASASDIFIDIDEIPFMWTEDETNGKMGLHVENENIMPFAYDKISSTVGRNRIFLERAGHWNYLNSKNEIIEYNFDNVDYMLMANNAILKRVKKEGKYGYFNTKTETLAIPLKYDNAESFFYIYPQSSGFGEDVEPLAGYAKVEQNGKWGIIDMEGKILVPIIYDQIDNFSEGFAKVTLNGKSGYVSTDSKIILPIEFEQAGNFKNGRAEVKKNGKWGIINHKGEEIVPIIYDQIRFTNNNNIIIIAENINGVMNYGFLDLRTNGEKKINPNYYSSVSSVFINGLLEVAKDGKKGFVNEDAEEVISTEYDDVGTTEESPIAIRKGDKWGYVDKAGKIIIPLIYDFAEAFGTTGQALVEKDGERYYINKSGRKEKQKNELDFFDESNGDW encoded by the coding sequence ATGAATATTTATCTAACACGTCTTTCTTCTGTCTGCCAACAACTACTTACAGCTTTGACCTTATTTATTTTATTTTTCTTCTTTTCAGTTGATTTATATAGTCAAGATTTGACTCCTTTTCATCAAAGTAATGATGATGGAGAAACACAAAAATATGGCTATAAAGATAAAAAAACAGGAATGATTCTTATTGCTGCTCACTATAGTCAAGCGATGGACTTTGAGCAAATCAAGAATGCAGAAAACAAGACTATCAATGTAGCTAGAGTTAAGAAAAACGGTCGTTGGGGTTATATCAACGAAGAAGGAGAAGAATTTATTCCAATTATCTATCAAGAGTTAGGTTCATTCAAAGAAGGAAGAGCAGTTGCCCGTTTGGAGGGAAGAGCAGGTTTTATTGATGTTCAAAACGTATCTATTGTGCCTTTTGAATATTCATACGCTTATCCTTTTAAAGATGGAATGGCAAGAGTACAAAAGAATAATCTTGTTGGTTTTGTAAACTTAGCAGGAGATTTAGTCATTGATTTGAAGTATGATGATGCTTATAATTTTTCAGAAGAGTTGGCTTATGTCAGAAAAGAGGGTAAATATGGCTTTATTAATAAAAAAGGAGAAGAAATTATTCCATTTATTTATCAGAATGCAAAAGACTTTGAAAAAGGAACAGCATTAGTTCAGAAAAATAACCTTTGGGGAAAAATAAACAAAGAGGGAAAAGAAGTAGTAAAAGTAATTTATAAAGATATTCCTTTTTTTTATGAAGGAGTAGCAGAAGTCAGAACAGAAGAAAGCTCAAAAAACAATACGAATAAGTGGGGTTATATCAACGAAAAAGGCGAAACCATTGTAGATTTTCTTTATGATGAAGCAAAATATTTTTCAGAAGGATTAGGTGCAGTTAGAAAAGATACAGCTTGGTATTTTATTGATAAAAAAGGAAATCAAGTATTAAAATCTCCTTATCCAGTTTATGAACCTTTCATTGATGGATTGGCTAAAGTACATCAAGACAATCTTTTTGGATTAATGAACAAAGAAGGAAAATTAATTACTCCTATTATTTATCAAGAAATAGATGATTTTGAAAATGGAATTGCGCACGTTAAAAAGAACGACCATTGGGGCGCAATCAATCAAAAAGGAGAACTCATTGTCCCTTTAGAGTACGACGAGATTCATTTTATTACAGAAAATTTGGCGTGGATAAGAAAGCTAAATAAGTATGGTTTTATGGGAGAAAATGGAAAAATTATTGCTCCAACTCAATATGATGAAGTTGATATTTTTTATAAAGACAACCTTATTTTGGTAAAGAAAAACAAACACTGGGGAGCAATTAGCCCAACTGGAAAAATTCTACAAAAACCCACTTTTGATAAAATAGAAAAGCTAAGTAATGATTATCTAAAAGTATATCAAGATGGAAAAATTGGATTAATGAATTCGAAGGGCAAAGTTACTGTTCCTATTACCTATGATGAGATAGGACAGTTTTTTAGAGGAGATGCAGTAGCTCGTATCAATGGAAACTTTGGTATCATAAAAAGAGAAGGCAAACCACTTAGCAAGTTCAGATGGGATTATATTTATCCTTACTCTGATGGATTCTTGTTGGCAAAATACCACGACGGAACATATACTTATATCAACGAAAAAGGAAAGAAAATGAAGAAAAAGTATCAAGATGCAAAATCTTTTTCTTCTGATTTTGCAGCCGTAAAGCAAGATGGAAAATGGGGTTTTATCGATAAAAAAGGAAAATGGCTGATAGAACCCAAATACAAACAGGTAGAATCATTTCAGAACGGACTTGCACTAGCTCAAGAGTATGAAAAAGAAGGCAACAAAAAATCAAAATATGGGTATTTATCTGCAGATGGAAACTGGCTTATTCCACCAAAATTTGAGGAAGCTTATTCCTTTTCAGAAGGTTTTGCAGCCGTCAAGCAAGATGGAAAATGGGGCTATATTTCAATTAGTGGAAGTCCGTTTATAGAATTTAATTATGATGGTGCATTGCCTTTCTTAGACGAACAAGGCTGGGTAAAATATGGCGACGACTGGCAATCTATCGACAAGTTTGGAAATCGTTATCTACAAGTGGCTTCGGCTTCGGATATTTTTATTGATATAGATGAAATACCATTTATGTGGACAGAGGATGAAACAAATGGAAAAATGGGTCTTCACGTTGAGAATGAAAATATAATGCCTTTTGCCTATGATAAAATCAGCTCAACAGTAGGAAGAAACAGAATTTTCTTAGAAAGAGCAGGGCATTGGAACTATCTCAATAGCAAAAATGAAATCATTGAATATAATTTTGATAATGTTGATTATATGCTGATGGCAAATAATGCTATTCTAAAAAGAGTAAAAAAAGAAGGAAAATATGGTTATTTCAATACAAAAACTGAAACTCTAGCTATTCCTCTAAAATATGATAATGCTGAATCTTTCTTTTACATTTATCCTCAAAGCTCTGGTTTTGGAGAAGATGTAGAGCCTCTTGCTGGTTATGCAAAGGTAGAACAGAATGGAAAGTGGGGAATCATAGATATGGAAGGAAAGATACTAGTTCCTATTATTTACGACCAAATTGATAACTTTTCAGAAGGGTTTGCAAAAGTTACTCTAAACGGAAAAAGTGGATATGTCAGTACAGATTCTAAAATAATTCTTCCCATCGAATTCGAACAGGCAGGAAATTTTAAAAACGGACGAGCAGAAGTAAAGAAAAACGGTAAATGGGGAATTATTAATCATAAAGGGGAAGAGATTGTTCCTATTATTTACGACCAAATTCGTTTTACTAACAATAACAACATTATAATTATAGCTGAAAATATAAATGGTGTTATGAATTATGGCTTCTTAGACTTGCGTACGAATGGAGAGAAAAAAATAAATCCAAATTATTACTCTTCGGTAAGCTCTGTTTTTATTAATGGTCTTTTAGAAGTAGCTAAAGATGGTAAAAAAGGATTTGTGAATGAAGATGCAGAAGAAGTAATCAGTACAGAATATGATGATGTTGGAACAACAGAAGAAAGTCCAATTGCAATCAGAAAAGGCGATAAATGGGGATATGTAGATAAAGCAGGAAAGATAATTATTCCTCTTATCTATGACTTTGCTGAAGCATTCGGAACTACTGGACAGGCTCTAGTAGAAAAAGATGGCGAACGTTATTATATCAATAAAAGTGGTAGGAAAGAAAAGCAAAAAAATGAGCTAGACTTTTTTGATGAAAGCAATGGAGATTGGTAG
- a CDS encoding T9SS type A sorting domain-containing protein, which yields MKPDGINNAPKTVLKSLRFTASEFQDLQLKKEDFLLNQLTTVPNKFYIGVNSNTNSLFVKRGCNYTIEDNTAWETAEGKWQPLSTPVSEGGLEIPTSFAIRPVFHTKPKTDFIADLTLAFLNEEIEFRDISEADPENYEWNLEGASVTQSTNSTFTTKYSQEGDYDVSLITSNVSGIDTLTKSNYIKVIEKYSKLINTEGTKKASKNNDGFIAGHNSKKDKAKAEYFSNYEDKFLQGAEIYLGGIDIQGKQKGKFVRIYVMSASSDDQSPDLILDSVYVPLDKVTGSISKHGFLRVSFDAAIEVPKDFYISVGFDYYSYDDFAKFEFAVLTTPATAENGNTAWEQLANDTWQPYSKPESEGGRGISAAHAIYPILTADRVLSSEEENSYAENIKLFPNPASDFIKIETKEIQLENYSIVDVIGKTIKNGDLSENTTVQINSLTKGLYFIRFKTNKGMITKRFVVK from the coding sequence TTGAAACCAGATGGAATTAATAATGCTCCCAAAACAGTTCTGAAATCTCTTCGATTTACGGCTTCTGAATTTCAAGACCTACAACTCAAAAAGGAAGATTTTTTACTTAATCAATTAACAACAGTTCCTAATAAATTCTATATTGGTGTAAATTCTAATACTAATAGTCTCTTTGTAAAAAGGGGTTGTAACTATACTATAGAAGATAATACGGCTTGGGAAACAGCAGAAGGAAAATGGCAACCTCTCTCTACACCTGTTTCAGAGGGAGGTTTAGAAATACCTACATCATTTGCAATACGTCCAGTTTTTCATACAAAACCCAAAACAGATTTTATAGCTGATTTGACTTTAGCTTTTCTAAATGAAGAGATAGAGTTTAGAGATATTTCGGAAGCCGATCCTGAAAACTATGAATGGAATTTGGAAGGTGCATCAGTTACTCAATCTACAAACTCTACCTTTACGACCAAGTATAGTCAAGAAGGAGATTATGATGTTTCACTCATAACAAGTAATGTTTCTGGTATAGATACGCTCACAAAATCAAATTACATTAAAGTAATAGAAAAGTATTCTAAACTAATTAATACAGAAGGAACAAAGAAAGCATCAAAAAATAATGATGGTTTTATAGCAGGGCATAACTCTAAAAAGGATAAAGCTAAGGCTGAGTATTTTTCTAATTATGAAGACAAATTTCTGCAAGGAGCAGAAATCTATTTGGGAGGAATTGATATACAAGGAAAACAGAAAGGTAAATTTGTTCGTATTTATGTTATGTCTGCTAGTTCTGACGACCAATCCCCAGACTTAATCTTAGATTCTGTCTATGTGCCTCTTGATAAAGTTACAGGCTCAATAAGCAAACATGGTTTTCTTAGAGTTTCTTTTGATGCAGCTATCGAAGTGCCAAAAGATTTTTATATAAGTGTTGGTTTTGATTACTACTCCTATGATGATTTTGCCAAATTTGAGTTTGCTGTTCTTACCACTCCTGCTACTGCTGAAAACGGCAATACTGCATGGGAACAATTAGCAAATGATACTTGGCAACCTTATTCAAAACCAGAATCAGAAGGTGGAAGAGGGATTTCGGCAGCACATGCTATTTATCCAATCTTGACAGCCGATAGAGTTTTATCTTCAGAAGAAGAAAATAGCTATGCAGAAAATATAAAACTATTTCCTAATCCAGCTTCTGATTTTATCAAAATAGAAACAAAAGAGATTCAATTAGAAAATTATTCTATTGTGGATGTAATTGGAAAAACTATCAAAAATGGAGATTTATCAGAAAACACAACAGTACAAATTAATAGCTTGACAAAAGGACTTTATTTTATTCGTTTCAAGACAAATAAAGGAATGATTACAAAGCGTTTTGTAGTGAAATAA
- the cutA gene encoding divalent-cation tolerance protein CutA yields the protein MPKLLLFYVPCKDEAETLHLSKLLLDNKLVACTNSMPIKSCYFWQGNIENDNEHVLIVKTLPEKAKEVSLFIEQHHSYDIACIAFWKIKVNEHYFEWAKNQL from the coding sequence TTGCCAAAACTTTTACTTTTTTATGTCCCTTGTAAAGATGAAGCAGAAACTTTACATTTATCGAAGCTACTTTTAGATAATAAATTAGTTGCTTGTACTAATTCTATGCCTATAAAAAGTTGCTATTTTTGGCAGGGAAATATTGAAAATGATAATGAGCATGTTTTGATTGTCAAGACATTACCTGAAAAGGCAAAAGAAGTTAGTCTTTTTATAGAACAACATCATTCTTATGATATTGCTTGTATTGCTTTTTGGAAAATAAAAGTGAATGAACACTATTTTGAATGGGCAAAAAATCAGCTTTGA
- the folB gene encoding dihydroneopterin aldolase produces the protein MGKIALEELEFFAKHGVHEEERIIGNRYRIDVEVEADLEQASESDNVKDTVDYGHLYKIVEREVNTPAKLLEHLAGNILKGVLEEISKVDAAKVVVHKYNAPIGGVCKWSKVTLERSRKK, from the coding sequence ATGGGAAAAATAGCCTTAGAAGAATTAGAGTTTTTTGCCAAACATGGCGTACATGAAGAAGAACGAATTATTGGAAATCGTTACAGAATTGATGTTGAGGTAGAAGCAGATTTAGAACAAGCCTCAGAAAGTGATAATGTAAAAGATACCGTAGATTACGGGCATTTATACAAAATTGTAGAGCGAGAAGTAAATACACCAGCCAAACTTTTGGAACACCTAGCAGGAAATATTTTGAAAGGTGTTTTAGAAGAAATATCAAAAGTAGATGCTGCAAAAGTGGTCGTACACAAATATAACGCACCGATTGGAGGTGTTTGTAAATGGTCTAAGGTTACCTTGGAAAGAAGCAGGAAGAAGTAG
- a CDS encoding DUF1801 domain-containing protein, with product MQQSEYVSQYIFNQEYYQNELFYLRKLIFEKLPTVKESIKWKIPFYDYQNRPLLFLNPKKHNLIIGFMDGVHLKDEENIFSTDSLSLKRIRHLYFPPILDEYDLENLSEEEIKFQNEEFEFFEQSFCKMLQKAAIFIENKNS from the coding sequence ATGCAGCAATCAGAATACGTAAGTCAGTATATTTTTAATCAAGAATATTATCAAAACGAACTTTTCTATCTTCGTAAACTCATTTTTGAGAAGTTACCAACTGTAAAAGAATCTATAAAATGGAAAATTCCTTTTTATGATTATCAAAACAGACCTCTTCTGTTTCTTAATCCTAAAAAACATAATTTAATTATTGGTTTTATGGATGGCGTACATTTGAAAGATGAAGAAAATATTTTTTCTACAGATTCTCTTTCTCTCAAACGCATTCGTCATCTTTATTTTCCTCCTATTTTAGATGAATATGATTTGGAAAATCTATCAGAAGAAGAAATCAAATTTCAGAATGAAGAATTTGAGTTTTTTGAACAGAGTTTTTGTAAAATGTTACAGAAAGCAGCTATTTTCATAGAAAATAAAAATAGCTAA
- the porQ gene encoding type IX secretion system protein PorQ, producing MYKLFFLTSFFILLLLAQNLTFAQVGGKTSLEFINLPTHARVIGLGGANITSQDAGSQQDINMHIENPALLTEKTHDRFSLAYYGYSAGISNVNLAYGHNFKKLGAFSNLAFSFQYLDYGNIESYDALGNSLGEVNASEYSFGVSHSQKFDAFRVGGTLKIAGSQLAGFNATGVYLDLGGTLTHPDKDLRFGLVMNNLGFLISNYSPTSEYEMPMNILLGASLKPEKMPVRFSLTLHQLFRKNIAYNDPARSTTLDANGQVVVEETSAIDKAFRRVVLGAEIIFSKNFNLRAGYNFLRRRELVVTTRPAFVGFSFGGVVRIRSFEFAYSRSLAHIAGGTNNFTLTLDTKKLFRKK from the coding sequence ATGTATAAATTATTTTTTCTAACTTCTTTTTTTATTTTACTTCTGTTAGCTCAAAATTTAACTTTTGCACAAGTTGGGGGAAAGACATCTTTAGAGTTTATAAATCTCCCTACACATGCACGAGTAATTGGACTTGGAGGGGCAAATATTACTTCTCAAGATGCAGGAAGTCAGCAAGATATAAATATGCACATCGAAAACCCTGCTTTATTGACAGAAAAAACACACGACCGTTTTTCTTTGGCTTATTATGGCTATTCAGCAGGAATTAGCAATGTAAATTTGGCTTATGGACACAATTTCAAGAAGTTAGGAGCTTTCTCAAACCTTGCTTTTTCATTTCAATATCTTGATTATGGAAATATCGAAAGTTATGATGCCCTAGGAAATTCTTTAGGAGAAGTAAATGCAAGTGAATATAGTTTTGGTGTTAGTCATTCTCAAAAATTTGATGCCTTTCGTGTTGGTGGAACGCTCAAAATCGCAGGTTCGCAGTTAGCTGGGTTCAATGCAACAGGTGTTTATTTAGATTTGGGAGGAACGCTCACACATCCAGACAAAGATTTGCGTTTTGGGTTAGTTATGAATAATTTAGGTTTTCTGATTAGTAACTATTCGCCTACTTCGGAGTATGAGATGCCAATGAATATTCTTTTGGGAGCTTCTTTAAAGCCTGAAAAGATGCCAGTTCGGTTTTCATTAACTTTACACCAACTATTTAGAAAAAATATTGCTTATAACGACCCTGCAAGAAGCACAACATTAGACGCTAACGGACAAGTTGTGGTAGAAGAAACAAGTGCCATCGATAAAGCATTTCGAAGAGTTGTTTTGGGAGCAGAAATAATTTTTAGTAAGAATTTTAATCTTCGTGCAGGATATAATTTTTTGCGTCGTCGTGAATTAGTTGTAACAACTAGACCTGCCTTTGTAGGATTCTCATTTGGTGGAGTGGTGCGTATTCGTTCTTTTGAGTTTGCATATTCTCGTTCTTTGGCACATATTGCAGGTGGAACAAATAACTTTACACTGACATTAGATACAAAAAAGTTATTTCGAAAAAAATAA
- a CDS encoding DUF58 domain-containing protein, with product MLKDIISKLRKYEVLIRKAVNTSMQGESHSVFKGSGLEFDDVRQYNYGDDIRTINWNISAKGQGTYINTYKEEKEQNVFFVLDVSASQRVGAKGLQKLDIGKEICGVLTISALNEQSSVGLLCFSDKRERYVRPDKGNRQAAQILKVIFDLNPSSDQTNLQKAITMAMNIIKRKSVMILVSDFIDENYEAALKGVAKQHDLICIHLGDPREQDLPQLGIVQIYDKESGKSVWVNTSSKEYRQHFEKQFVQKREELENLCKRYGADYLYLSTHDDYVPKLIKLFKLRKTRRK from the coding sequence ATGTTAAAAGATATAATTAGTAAACTTCGTAAATATGAGGTTTTGATTCGTAAGGCAGTCAATACGAGTATGCAAGGCGAAAGTCATTCAGTTTTTAAAGGCTCAGGATTAGAGTTTGATGATGTCCGTCAGTACAATTACGGCGATGATATTCGTACTATCAACTGGAATATTTCGGCAAAAGGACAAGGAACATATATCAATACCTACAAAGAGGAAAAAGAACAAAATGTATTTTTCGTGCTTGATGTGAGTGCTTCGCAGCGTGTGGGTGCAAAAGGACTGCAAAAACTAGATATTGGAAAAGAAATTTGTGGTGTCTTGACGATTTCTGCTTTGAATGAACAGAGTTCGGTAGGTCTTCTTTGTTTTAGTGATAAGAGAGAGCGTTATGTTCGTCCAGATAAAGGCAACAGACAAGCTGCCCAAATTTTGAAAGTAATTTTTGATTTGAATCCTTCTTCTGACCAAACGAACCTTCAAAAAGCCATTACAATGGCAATGAATATCATTAAGCGAAAAAGTGTAATGATTCTGGTTTCTGATTTTATTGATGAAAATTATGAAGCTGCACTAAAAGGAGTTGCCAAACAACATGATTTAATTTGTATTCACTTAGGCGACCCAAGAGAACAGGATTTGCCACAGCTCGGTATTGTTCAAATTTATGATAAAGAATCTGGAAAATCCGTTTGGGTAAATACTTCATCAAAAGAATATCGACAGCATTTTGAAAAACAGTTTGTACAGAAGAGGGAGGAACTAGAAAATCTTTGTAAACGCTATGGAGCAGATTATTTGTATTTGAGTACGCATGATGACTATGTTCCTAAGCTGATAAAACTCTTTAAATTGAGAAAGACGAGAAGAAAATAA
- the frr gene encoding ribosome recycling factor, producing the protein MQEEINMYLDDAKEQMDKAVKHTISEFSKIRAGKPTASMFDGVMVDYYGAQTPLAQVANISIPDVKTVMIKPWEKSMVAEITRAIRDSNLGFNPMGEADLVRINVPALSGERRQELVKRAKAEAEEGKIGIRNARKNTNNSLRAIDGAPEDMVKGAENKVQALTDDYTKKIDELFDAKEKDITTV; encoded by the coding sequence ATGCAAGAGGAAATCAATATGTATCTTGATGATGCAAAAGAACAAATGGACAAAGCTGTCAAACATACTATTTCAGAATTTAGTAAAATCCGTGCAGGAAAACCAACAGCTTCTATGTTTGATGGTGTTATGGTTGATTATTATGGCGCACAAACACCACTTGCTCAAGTAGCCAATATTTCTATTCCTGATGTAAAAACGGTAATGATTAAGCCTTGGGAAAAAAGTATGGTTGCCGAGATTACACGTGCAATTCGTGATAGTAATTTGGGCTTTAATCCGATGGGAGAAGCTGATTTGGTTCGTATTAATGTACCTGCGCTTTCAGGAGAACGTCGTCAAGAGCTTGTAAAACGTGCAAAAGCAGAAGCAGAAGAAGGAAAAATAGGAATTCGTAATGCTCGTAAAAACACTAATAATTCGCTACGTGCCATTGATGGAGCGCCTGAAGACATGGTAAAAGGAGCAGAAAATAAAGTACAGGCACTTACAGATGATTATACTAAAAAAATTGATGAGCTTTTTGATGCAAAAGAAAAAGACATCACTACGGTATAA
- a CDS encoding immunoglobulin domain-containing protein — protein sequence MKLRLLTANDSLFGICFALLLAFFPLFVFGQVNPPVANYSTYCKGESMPISATSSTPNAQIEWYMDANINNTQPFTVSQNGEVFPLDSIITFGLGTNTVYAVASLGSSKSSSIEVPITINKAPVVIAIESDNCMLYEGDNVVFSPILENPNENYTYEWRKIKTKALQEITNPQVLSTNKDFSKSSLSDNDAGVYQLTVWNETRTCAAKIESPHLILRDGCNEDYPIPVGIDEGGNHAVLTQNLSSSYYINDENGSFNFVFEERYRAGILTAYLYSWQRCKLGSFTLNKKLGSNWYSLYIGMLAIPEASYVLEVFDENGTRTVAKFKFKVKDLQAYIIEIPSTYCKGWNTQFEGFIRGGIANYTTIWYTTTTPDNSPPSQNANWEILGWNKTERSRRPKMEFNTNLSKTHWVKTKVIDSRGCSSESTIYKIEPELSQEPIIDLNDGRERLSKAEYFQTESNSSLLKGVNIDSYYFKVNRDTTSDVVYLF from the coding sequence ATGAAATTAAGATTACTTACAGCAAATGATAGTTTGTTCGGGATTTGTTTCGCTCTTTTATTAGCTTTCTTTCCATTATTTGTATTTGGACAAGTAAATCCTCCTGTTGCAAATTATTCTACGTATTGCAAAGGAGAAAGTATGCCTATTTCAGCTACTTCTTCTACTCCAAACGCACAGATAGAGTGGTATATGGATGCTAATATAAATAATACTCAACCTTTTACAGTTTCTCAAAATGGAGAAGTATTTCCTTTGGATTCTATAATTACTTTTGGCTTAGGAACAAATACAGTTTACGCTGTTGCTTCACTTGGTAGCTCTAAAAGCAGTAGTATAGAAGTTCCTATTACAATTAATAAAGCTCCTGTTGTTATTGCTATTGAATCTGATAATTGCATGTTGTACGAAGGAGATAATGTTGTTTTTTCTCCTATTTTGGAAAACCCAAATGAAAACTATACATACGAGTGGCGTAAGATAAAAACGAAAGCTCTACAAGAAATTACAAACCCTCAAGTTTTGAGTACGAATAAAGATTTTTCTAAATCTTCATTATCGGATAATGATGCAGGAGTTTATCAGCTTACTGTATGGAACGAAACTCGTACTTGTGCTGCTAAAATAGAATCTCCTCATCTCATTCTACGTGATGGATGTAACGAAGATTACCCTATTCCAGTAGGAATAGATGAAGGTGGTAACCATGCTGTACTAACTCAAAATTTGAGTAGTAGCTATTATATTAATGATGAAAATGGAAGTTTTAATTTTGTATTTGAGGAAAGATACAGAGCAGGTATATTAACAGCATATTTATATAGTTGGCAACGTTGTAAATTAGGCAGTTTTACATTAAACAAAAAATTAGGAAGTAATTGGTATTCACTTTATATAGGAATGCTTGCAATACCTGAGGCATCTTATGTTCTTGAAGTATTTGATGAAAACGGAACTCGTACAGTAGCCAAATTTAAGTTCAAGGTAAAAGATTTACAAGCTTATATAATAGAAATACCTTCTACTTACTGTAAAGGTTGGAATACTCAATTTGAAGGATTCATAAGAGGTGGAATTGCGAATTATACAACCATATGGTACACTACGACTACTCCAGATAATTCTCCTCCTTCTCAAAATGCGAATTGGGAGATTTTGGGTTGGAATAAAACAGAACGTAGTAGAAGACCTAAGATGGAATTTAATACTAATCTATCTAAAACTCATTGGGTCAAAACTAAGGTAATTGATTCTAGAGGATGTTCAAGCGAAAGTACCATATATAAAATAGAACCTGAACTATCACAAGAACCCATTATAGATTTGAATGATGGAAGAGAGCGTTTGTCTAAAGCCGAGTATTTTCAAACAGAATCTAATTCTTCTCTTCTAAAAGGTGTAAATATTGACTCTTATTATTTTAAAGTAAATAGAGATACTACTTCTGATGTTGTATATCTATTTTGA